The DNA region ACCCCGAGCATACCATCATCGGGGGTGAATATAAGCCTTACATCACCCAGATCGGGGTGCTTTACGTCCATGAACCAGTCGGTTATCTCGGGGTTCATAGCCGAAGCCATTATGACTGTCCTGTTACCGTTGTCGCCGCCTTTGTATTCGCCGATATCGGTAGCATCGTTGACCTTGATCGTAGCCAGATGCTTTCTGCTCTTCGCCGCTATTACCTTGTCAATATCAAGGTCACCGTTGGTGAAGATGTACTCGTACTCCAGATTAAGGTTCTGTAAAAGATGAACTCCGCCGTATATGATAAGACCCGAGATAAAGATCGCGATCGGCAGATATCCCATTACCATGATCGTAAACATTATCACCGCAAAACACAGCGCCACGCAGGCAAACGTTATCAAAAATCGCAGGGTGCTGTCTTTTTTTGTGTTTTCTTTTCTGATTATCTGTTCCTTGAAACTGTCCATTGATACTTTCCTCCGCATCGTGAACACAATGTCACCGCAATTTTTGGCGGTTACTGACAAATGTTCACTGTTGTAATTTACTATACTATCAAATTATACCACATTTTTTCAGTTTATGCAAGCTAATTTGTGTGATATATGTATGAAAATACCGAAAGTTCTGTGACTTTACTTGAATGAGGGCGCTTTGTGTGCTATAATAGGGGCTGTAATGTCAGTAAATACGGAGGTGATAACTCTGACGATAGATTTTCATGTGCATTGTTTTGCACCAAAAATTGCCGAAAAAGCAATATCTCAGCTGAAAGAACGGGCAGAGCTCGAACCGCTGACCGATGGTCTTATCGAGACCACAGTTGCAAGATTTGATGAATGGGGCATCGACAGGGGAGTGCTGCTGTCAGTGGCTACCCGTCCAACTCAGGTAAAAGTTATAAACGACTGGTGCGCCGAAAACAACGGCGGAAGATTCATAAGCTTCGGTACGATACACCCCGACTTCGAGGATATCCCCGCAGAGCTTGACAGACTTGTTTCACTGGGTCTGCACGGTGTAAAGCTCCACCCCGATTATCAGGGCTTCATGGTTGATGATGACAGGATAGACTTTCTGTATGATGAGATAGAGCGCCGTGATCTCTCCGTGATACTTCACGCAGGCTTTGATGTGTTCTCGCCGGAGCTTGTACACTGTCCGCCGGAACGCGCTTTGCGTATGATAAAAAAACACCCTCACCTTAAAGTGATTCTCGCTCATATGGGCGGCAATGACAGTCACCAGCAGGTGTGCGACATATTGGCGGGCATTGACGGCGAGGTGTATTTCGATACCGCTTTTACAGGCAGATTTCTCACAGATGCGCTTATGGAAAAGATAATCAGAAAACACGGCGCGGACAGGATACTTTTTGCCAGCGACTGCCCATGGGACAGTCCCGCAGAGATAAAGAAAAAAATACTGCGGATAGGTATTTCCGATGATGATAAGGAGAAAATATTCTCACAGAACGCCCTGCGTCTGCTGGGCGATGTATAGAATAAGCAGACTTCTTGTTTGAAAGGACAGATAAAAATGTGTAAAAATTTCAGGATATTAGTAATGACAGCACTTGCAGCTGTATCACTTGCAGGCTGCGGTCATGTGGGTGAAGGCGATGGTTCGGATAACGAGCCTATATTCACTTCGACCTCGGCTCAGGAAAAGCGCTCAGTCCATACCACAAAGACGGCGGCTTTCGCAGTAGGTGATGTTGATGCGGATGATGAAGACGCCAACGGCGGCTATACCACTACTACCACTGTCAGCGGTTCGCTGGAGAACGACCTGGTTTTTGATGAGGATGACGAGGTGGATGAAGATATACGTGCGACCCAGCGCACCGAGGCAAAGACTTACTACTCCGTTCCCGAGCATAACGGCACTACGGGTGCTGTGCTGACAGTCAGCGCAGAAAAGACCACTACCACAGCCAACGGCACGATAAGTATCGAAGACCCGACAGCGCGACCCACCGCAAAAAGCACGACAACGGCTGCCACAACAAAGATAGTTTCAAATAAGCTGTTCCGTATGGAGTCTGCCATGGAGTACGATTCCAAAAGAAAATATATCGTCACCTCGGATACCACCTACCTCAATCTGAGATACGGTCCCTCTAAGGAATATGATATCAGGACTACCATACCTGACGGTTCAACTATCACAGGCTACGGTGAAACAGTCGGTCCCGACGGAAATGTATGGGTGGCTACGCTATACAAGGGCACTTCGGGCTGGGTGATGAGAGAACTTCTCAGCTACTGACAGCCGCTTTGACAGTTAAATGCAATAAGTTAAGGAAAAATGTTGTTTTTTTGCGCTAATGGGATTGACAAAAGTCACTTTATGCTGTATACTTATATAGTATGTTATTATATTGATCTGCTGTCGGCAGATCTGTACGATCTTTTAGAAAATCAGGTAGGTGTTGTAAATAATGGAACAACAGAAAGAGATGAGTATACAGGAATTATTAGGTATCCTGCTCGGTCATCTGAGAATGATAATCGTTGTAACTATACTTGCGGGTATAGCAAGCTACAGCTATGCTAAGTTTGTACTGCCTCCTCAGTATACTTCAAGTATCAAGATCTATGTTACTAACAATAATTTGTCTGATACAAATGATATAAATCAGATCAATGCACAGGATCTTAACACTGCACGAAGTCTCGCAACAACGTATATCGTTATCCTTGATGACGCTATGATGTATGAGGCGATATCCAACAGGCTCCTGAAAGACTATAAAGAGGAAGACCTGAAGAATTACTTTACTATAGCTCATGATGAAAACGGCGAAGCGTATATACCTTCAAATCAGATCAAGAGGCTTATAAACATATCTGCGATAAACAATACCGAGGTTCTTCAGGTAACGGTTACCAGCCAGGTGCCTAAGTTCTCGGCTGATATCTGCACCTATATATCCAAACTTGCACCGCAGATCATCAAACGTACAACCAAGGCAGGTTCAGTTGAAACCGTTTCACCTGCAAAGGTCCCCGAAACCGCCAGTGGTCCCAATGTACCGAGATATCTGCTTCTCGGCATGGTAGCAGGTTTTGCGGTCGCAGTAGGTATAGCTTTAATTTCAAGCTTCCTTGATAATACCGTAAAGAGCGGTGAGGAACTGAGAGATCGTTTCGGTGTTCCTGTTCTTGCAGAGATACCTGATATCTTCATGGAAGGAAAGGGAGGTTCGAGCAAGTATGGCAAATATTAACAGAAATCCCCGCTTTGGCAACAGAAATGCCAAAAGAAGGACACTCATGGATTCAAATGTTGCTTTCCCGGTTACCGAAGCATATAAGACCCTCAGAACTAATATATCCTTTGCTCTCTCTACCAAGAAGAACAAGATATTTGCAGTATCCAGTGCGCTCGCATCCGAGGGAAAATCCACGGTTGCAGCTAATATAGCAATAACTCTCGCACAGAACAGCTATCATGTACTGCTGATAGACGGCGACCTCAGAAAGCCTGTACAGCACAGAGTTTTTACCATTAAAAATGAAGTCGGACTCAGCACACTGATAAGCGGCAGCAATACCTTCAAGGAGATAGTTCATCACGATGTTATCGAAAACCTTGATATAGTTCCCTGCGGACCTATCCCTCCCAACCCTTCCGAGATGCTGGGTTCGGACAATATGAAGATGCTGCTTGAACAGCTTTCAGTACACTATGATTATATCATAATAGATACACCTCCGATAAACCTCGTAACCGATGCGCTGACACTTCTTCCTTCCATAGCGGGTGTTCTTCTTGTCGCAAAGCACGCACAGTCCACCTATGATGCTATTGAAGAAGCTATCAACGCTATCAAGATGGCAGATGGTTCGCTGCTTGGCGTAGTTGTCAGCAACGTTTCTGTATCGGGCGGCAAATATGGCGGTAAGTACAGCTATAAGTACAAGTATGGCTATAAGTACGGCTATGGCTACGGTGAGTACAGTGATTACAGTACACCGGGTGCAACGTCAGCTACCCAGAAATCATCGGACGGTAAAGACGTATAAATAACAAAATAGCAGCCCTGAGCGGCTGCTTTTTTATTTCATGAGGCAGGAGAAAATTATGTTTGAAACAGACAGAAAGATATATTGTTCGCAGATAGGTGAGGGTGGAAAAGTCCGTAACAGCGGCCTTGTCGATATCCTCCAGGATACCTCTGATCTCCATTTGATGAATCACCCCGTTCTCGCTTCCTTTTTTAAGGAAACAGGCAGTGTCATGTTCCTTACTCACCGTCAGGTGGATATAATAAGGCGTCCCGAATACGGCGAGCATATCCGCACAAAGACCTGGACATACGAACTCAACAGAATGTACGGTTCAAGAAATACCATGGTGCTGGGCGAAAAAGGAGATGTGTGCATAAAGTCGATAGCAGGCGGTGCTTTCATGGATATCAAAACAGGCAGACCGATCCGTGTTTCAGCTGACCTCATTGCACAGGTAAAAAGCTATGAAAAGCTAGATATGGAGTATCTCCCGCGTAAAATAGCCCTTCCTGATACCGCACCGGTCATCACCTGCCGTATGGTCATAAGAAGAAGCGATATCGATATGAACGATCATGTCAACAACGCCCGTTATTTCGATATAACAGATGAACTCTTTCACGAGTGCCACAATGCGAAGCGTCTCCGTTCAGAGTATAAATTCTCCATAAAGCGGGGCGATACCGTCTTTGCAGACAGATACGATACACCGTCGGGCTGTATCATATCTCTCCGCGATGATTCTGGCAAAGTTTACTGTAATGTTGAATACACACTGTGACAAACGAAAAGCGGAGGATACTGTCCTCCGCTTTTTATTATGCTGTTGCAAAATTACTATGTGCCACAAATCACCATATCAGATACTGTACAGGTCAGCGCCGTTACAGTCTCTTTCAACGATATCTGCGATGGTTATGCTGTCTACAACGTCGTTTATAGCTGCGTAAAGCTTCTCCCATATAAACAGGGTAGGGCAGGTTTCAGCACGCTCACAGAGGTTCTCCTCTGTTTCAAGGCAGGCAACAGGTGCAAGGCTGCCCTCGGTAAGCCTGAGTATCATACCTACGGTGTACTTTTCAGCAGGATAAGCGAGAGTATAGCCGCCGCCTGCACCGCGTATGCTCCTCACATAGCCTGCACGGCTGAGGATAGAGATTATCTGCTCAAGATATTTATCACTGATGTTCTGTCTTTCTGCTATAACCTTTATGGGTACATAACCGTCTTCCTTGTGCTTTGCAAGATCTGTCATAAGTCTGAGTGCATATCTTCCTTTTGTGGAGATCTTCATATCTGCCCCTCCTGATTGGTTTAGTAATCCTATTGCTGAAATATGATTTAATTATACCCGATTTTTTGCCATTTGTCAAGTACCGAAGAATATGGAATAAAATGCCAAAAGCCATAGCACTTCTGATACCTGTATCAGAAACACTACGGCTCAAAGTAAGCTGTCATATCCAACGATATCTCTCAACACCTCTTGTCCACACATCTGCCTGATGTACTGCAACGTTCAATACACCAAGCTGCAGCACGATGACATGGAAATTTTCTGTCTTAGCCGTCCAAACCTGCCGCGGTATCATCATATCGCAGATAATTACCGTAACAGGGGAGCATCATCAGTGCCGAACTTCTGTATTTGCTGTTGTCTTTCTTTTGTCTACGGCGTCTTTTTGCTTATTCGCCGCTGCGGATATCTGAAGAAACAGCAGGTGTTGTTTTATTTATATTTTTTTCTGCTATTTCTTCAAATACCCTTGTTGTTGTTTCCTTGTTAAATATTATATCTCAAAAATCCATGAGGGTCAAGCAACCTTTACGGGCAGTTGCGCAACAGAAGCTTGCAATTTTGGCTGATGCCGCTTTAAACCGTAAAGTTTCCTTGCGCGGTAAGACCAATTAAAGTTTATGTCGGGAGAGAATTTACTATTTATTCATAAATCAAACGTGATGGTGTGGTATAATATATGTGTTTACGATAACCTTTAAGTTAAGGAAAACGGAGGATAAGTAAGATGAATATAAAAGCACTGGCTGCTCTTGCGGCAGCTGCGGTCATGGCAGCGAGCCTTTCTGCCTGCGGCAAGAAGACAGGCGATAAGGATAAGACTTCAAGCAAAGCCGAATCCTCAGCGGTCGAAAAGGACGCTGAGAGTACTGTTGAAGAGGACAGCGCAGCTGAATCTTCTGAGGCTCCCACTGAATCTAAGCCGGAGGAAGAGGAGGAAAAACTCAATTACATAGGCGAAAAGGATGCGAAGAAAGCTGATTATTCCGTTGAGCTGACAAACGGCACCGAGCATGAGATAATCGGATTTGCCATAAACTACGGCGACGGCGAGTACAGCGAAAATCTCATACCCTCGGGTGAAGATTTCGAGATAGATGAAGTAAGGCGATTCAACTGGTCACATACGGTATCGGGCGATGTCATGATGCTGGGTGATTTCAATGTTGAGATCACTCTTGAAGACGGCAATAGATTTGAGCTTCACGGCTTCCCGCTTACCGATATGCTCTCGGGCGAGATAAGACTGATGGACGAGTACGCTTTCCTTGTATACACAAACAAGATAGGCGATGTTAAGGATACCATGAAGAAAGAGGCTGACATCGTGGAAGCTGAAAAGGAGAAAGAGGAAGCCAAGACCTCTACTACAACAGAAGCTCCCATACCCGAGCCGGAGACTGAAACTGAGCCTGTGACCGATGAACCTCAGCCCGAGCCCCAGCCTGACAGTCAGGCAGAAAATTCTCAGGCTGAACAGCCCCAGGTGACCGATCAGCAGATCGTTGAAGAACAGACCTGGTAAATGATGATATCGGAGAACATAGCGTGTTCTCCGATTTCTTATGCCGAAAAAAGACGGGGACGTCTGTGCTCAAAAAAGTACAGTTGTCCCCGTCGCTGTATTCAATTGTATTCAACGTCAGACCTGTTCAAAGATGATGCTCTCGAACTTTCCGCCCGTGACCTTTACAAGATCCTGCGGGTCAAGGAATATCTGCGAGCCCAGTCTTCCGCCGCTTATGATTATCTCGCTGAAATTCTCAGCTGAACTGTCAACCACGGTGGGATACTGCTTTTTCATACCCAGAGGCGTACAGCCACCGCGTATATAGCCTGTCACCTTGTTGATATCCTTTACGTGTATCAGCTCCACGGATTTTTCTCCTACGGACTTGGCAGCCTTTTTCATATCCAGCTCTTCGTCTATCGGTATGGCGAAAACGTAGTATCCGCCGCTTTTGCCCTGAGCAACCAGAGTCTTGAAAGTGCTGTCGTGTGGCTGACCCAGCATATCTGCGATGTGTACTCCGTCAATGAACTCATCACACTCATAGGTGTTCACCTTGTATGCGATCTTGTTCCTGTCGAGTATCCTCATCGCATTGGTCTTAACGTCCTTATCCTTTGCCATTTTTAACTAGATGCCTCCACTGTGTGGGCGATTATGTCGGCGCACATATCATATCCCAGTGTGCCGCTGTCCAGACAAAGATCATAGCTGAACTTTGTTCCCCACTTTTTATTGGTATTTGAGTTGTAGTAATCCCCGCGCTTCTTGTCATACTTTTTCAGACGGTACTCGACCTCGTCCGCAGGGATATTGTGAGGTTCGCTCATAGCCGTCTGCATACGCTTGTCAAGAGAGGCATATATGAATACGTCCAGCGTCTTGACCTTGTTTTTCAGTATGAAATCAGCACATCTGCCAACGATAACGCAGGGACCTTTCTCCACCAGTTCATAAACGACCTCTGTTTCTGCCGCAAATATCTTTTCGCATATGTCCTCAGAAAAACCAAAAAGATTTATAGGTTTCTTCATCGGATTGAGAACGCTCTCCTCATATTTCTTGATCTCTGCCATTGAGATACCGCTTTTTTCAGCTGCCATCTCAACTATCTCCCTGTCATAGCAGGGGATACCCAGCTTTTGCGCAACTCTCTTTCCTATAGAACTGCCGCCCGAACAGTACAGTCTGCCTATTGTCACGACTTTGATCTTACTCATACTTTTTCTCTCCTTTCAAAATGTCATTATCACAAACCCGCGGAGGGTCTGATCGATGGAACATTAATTATATAATTATTATAAATTTATTATAAAACTTTGTCCGCGATTTGTCAATTACATATTTATTACAGTATTTTCGGTACATTTTAGCGTACAGTGTGAAAGTACAAAAAATCGACCGATTACAGAACACTGTATCGTAAAATGCCGATTATACGCATTTTTCGTCGATGTATTGCCGAGAATATAAACATATGCATTTTGCCTGAAAAATGCCGTAACTTAACGATCTTAACATCTTAACCATGGCACAGCAGAGGATCTCGTGCGGTCACGGAGCCTTCCTGTGTGCTGTGGCTTTACAATTATATAAAAATGCGTTATAATCATATAGTATAGTTTTTACAGACAGGAGGGGCTCTGATGGACCCGATCGATATTGCATCAATGGTCTCTATATCCACAGATTTTCTGGTGGGGATACTTTCATTTTTAGCGGGCGCACTGATAATCCACTGCTTTTACGATGATTCTCTGGTCATAAACCGCAAAAAGGTACTTATTTATTCAGCATCCTGCCTGCTGATGGAGGTGCTGTCGTGCTTATTTGAATGGTCGTTCTTTGCGGTAGTGATATTTCTGTCAGCCGCCGTGCTTGGCGCCTGGGGAAGCAAAGGCAGAAAAATCAGGCTTGGTGCGAAAACCGTACTTGCTATGGCACTGTGCGTCATGAATACCTTCATACTCGCGCAGATATGCACCTACTGTGCAGGTCTTGAGGGTCTGCTGAATATCAGCAGCGATGAAAAGCTAGTTGAACGATTTAATTTTACAAATATTTTCGCTATAATTTTTATGCTGATTATTGTCATCTACCTTACAAGACAGTACATCAGACGCGGACGCACCATGCCTTTCAGGCTGGCGGACAAGATATACGTCACCCTCTACTGCATATATATGGTAGCGGTTGAGACTGCCTATGTGACCTTTGAAAAGGATAAGACCACACTTACAGCTGAATACCGCTCGGTAAGGGTAATGCTTTCACTGGTATGCATAGCAATAGCCGTGCTTCTGCCCCTGCTGATACTCCGCAACCGCCAGACCGATTATTTCAATAAGCTCAGCGAACAGCACCGTTCCTTTCTCGAAGCTGAACTCGCCGCATCAAAACAGTTCAAAGAAGCTCAGGAGGAGACCAGCGCTTTCCGCCATGATGTACGCAATAACCTCAGCGTAGTAGCTATGCTGATGGATGAGGGCAAATTTGACGAAGCAAAGCATTTCATAGAGGATATGCATACCAGTGTATCTGCGCTTTCCCCGAAGATAGTAACGGGAGATGAGATGCTGGATTCTCTCATAGCCTCCAAAATGGCAAAAATGTCCGAAGAGGGCATAGACTTCACCATTGATGGAGTAGCAGACGGCGGCATGGGCTGGAAAGCCATAGATATCTGCACCGTGTTCGCCAACGCCCTGGATAACGCCATTGAAGCCTGTATGCGAACCGAACCCGACACAGACCGTTTCATTCGCCTTGAGATACGCAAGACCGCCCATCAGCGTCTGATGACTCTGACAAACACTTCGCCTGACGGTGTAGACTGCGAAAAGCTGATGATGAATGGAGTTCACCTTACCTCAAAGGCGGATAAACAGCTCCACGGATACGGAGTGAGGAATATACGTAAAACTGTTGAAAAATACGGCGGCATGACCCGCCTTTCCTGCGAAAACGGCGTGTTCAGGCTGGAAATGATACTCAGCATAAATATGTGATGATAGCATAAAGTCTGTAAATAAGGTAAAATGATATGGAAAACAAAAGGATAACTAAAAAAAGATGCTGTGGCTGATTAAGTGCTTTATACCGGAATATCGGGAGCTTTCCGCAAAAAATGCAATTCGCGACAAAATAAATGCAGTTCACGACAAAAATGTGCAAAACGAGAAAAATATGTTATAATAAATTTAACAAAAGAAATGCGGAGAAAAATACAAAAAAACTATACCCCAGGAGAAAGAAAAGGATACAGCTTCACCTACACCAGGTTAAGGATCGTCAGGACTATTTTGCCGGACGGTCTTTTCTTGTTTTTTAATTTGATAATAATGTAAAATAAAGCCCGTACATTTCTATATTAAGTGAAAAATCGCTCAAATGGCGTAAAATCAGCCAAAAACACCGTGTCCTCGGATGAGTCGGAATGATCGTTCATACCCCTGTAATATCGGTATTGTAAAGTGTTTTTTCCATCTGAAAAAATTAAACAGTTTAAATAAATTTGTGCATTATGACAGTAAGTGACTATTGTGATTTGCAGTTACTGCAAAAACTCTTAATAAACTGTTAGATTGAACTATTAAACGTTTGAAATTAGCTTAAATAATAAAGCATATTACACAAAAAAGTAATGCCGATGCATATGGATTGTATTGTCATATTTACTTGCGTCGACGGGTTAAATTTGTGCAATCATACGAAGTTTATCTTTAATTTCTCAATTAAGTGCACAACCTATTGACTTTTTGTTGGTCAAGGTATACAATAAATACACACGAAAGGTCTGTTCCTGTTTTCGGAAGTAGCAGACAGACGAGATGAAAGGTGGTTTGAATATATGACGTTTGAAGCCATTTACAACATTGCGCTGGAGGTCGCGAATGCTCGTACTCAAAGCGGAGAGTATATCGCGCCGGATGAAACTATATGTGTTATCTGTTCACGTACAGGCAGGGTGTATAACGGAGTAAGTCATATTGAAATGATGAACGGAGCTCCGATGAGTGTTCATGCAGAGATCGAGGCAATGCGTAATATGCAGACTTACGGCAATGAAGTCGCAGTAGATTCGATGGTGCTGATAGATACCATCAACCGCAGCCCGATGCTTCCATGTACAGGATGTGTGAACTACATAATGTCCATGAGCCCTGAAAATTCTATGGCTCGTGTGATAATGCCTGACAGAATGATATCACTGCCCGAGATGCTCGGCATGGGAGGTGCATACCCGCCGAACAGCGCATTCAGCGGAATGCCAAACGGTATGCCCGCGGCAGCACCTGTACAGTCAGGTTATATGTCAGGACAGTTCGTACAGTCGGTGCAGTTCGGCTCAGCAGCACCGGTACCCTCCTCACCGCTGACTTCTGTGACATCATCACAGTATGAAGGCGGCAACGGCGGCACAGCCAAGAATGATCTGCTGAAAAGCCGTGTCAGCAGCCTTATGAGCGCAGCGGAGAATGATGACGAAGAAGATGCTGAATTCCTTGAAGAACTCGGCAACGGCAAAAAGAAGAAAGGTCTGTTCGGACTGTTTGGTTAGTAAGCATTTCGGATAATATATAGACTGAATTATTAATCGGGACTTTCGATTCCCGAGAAGAGAAAGGGTAGTTAGAATATGGCAAAATCAAAGAAAAAAGAAAAGAAAAAGTTCAGAATATCACTTAACTTTGTGCTTATCATTCAGCTCGCAATAATGCTGTCTGTATCGATAGTTACAACAAATACCGTAAGTAACAGGACCAGAGAGAGTGCGGATGCGCATATGGCTATGACATCTGAAGAGCGTGCGCAGGTGGTATTGAACCACATCGAGCTGTATGAGCGTCAGCTTGGGGACTTTGCAAGAGCCAGACAGGTCACAGACCTCCTCAACAAAGTGAACGATGAGAAAAACGGTCTTAGCGGTGATGAACTAACCAAAGATGTGAAGGATATGAGCGTTGAAGAACTTACTGCGATCGCTCAGAAACTCACTTCTGAATTCGGCGGATCGATCCCTTCATGTGAAGGTTTATGGATAGGCACATGGGATACCGTCGTGCTTACACACAGCACTTCACAGGAATCGATAGGAATGCAGACCAGAACAGATGAAGCATTACTTGATGAGCTCCGTGAAAAAATGAAAAGTAAAGGAAACGGTGTTTACAACGCAGGCATCATCAAATCCCCTGCAACAGGTAATCAGATCGTTTCGATGTACAAGGCTATCTATGATAAGAACAGCAAGCCTATCGGTCTGGTAGGTCTGGGTATCAAAACTGATGGTCTGATCAATACTCTGGATAGGATCTCCGGCGCAAACAAGGACATGAATAACGCGAAGAACAAGGAAAAGTATAGTAAATCAGAGCTTAGAAATGCAAATTACCTTATGCTTTCCTCTACTGCTAAAACATATCTTTTCGTTCCTGATAAAGAGAAGATAAATCAGGAAGTTGAAATTCCCGAGCTGAAAGAGCTTTGTGAAAAATATGGTAATAACAACACACAAGATGAGGGTAAGGTCGAATACAAGGTAAACGGCACCGAATATGTTGCATCTTATGTATACTTACCGAATTATAACTGGCTGTTCTTCGTTTCAGCTCCTGTAAAGGAAGTTTACGCTCTGACAAACGGCATGAGACTGTTCCTGATCATATTCGGTTATGTCCTCCTTATTCTGACAGTAGTATTCTTCTTCATCAGTA from Ruminococcus albus AD2013 includes:
- a CDS encoding sensor domain-containing diguanylate cyclase; this translates as MAKSKKKEKKKFRISLNFVLIIQLAIMLSVSIVTTNTVSNRTRESADAHMAMTSEERAQVVLNHIELYERQLGDFARARQVTDLLNKVNDEKNGLSGDELTKDVKDMSVEELTAIAQKLTSEFGGSIPSCEGLWIGTWDTVVLTHSTSQESIGMQTRTDEALLDELREKMKSKGNGVYNAGIIKSPATGNQIVSMYKAIYDKNSKPIGLVGLGIKTDGLINTLDRISGANKDMNNAKNKEKYSKSELRNANYLMLSSTAKTYLFVPDKEKINQEVEIPELKELCEKYGNNNTQDEGKVEYKVNGTEYVASYVYLPNYNWLFFVSAPVKEVYALTNGMRLFLIIFGYVLLILTVVFFFISKRQEKINQKLISTIAKNSQTRQSLNTAMFKDVLTNANNRVSFAMDMENADVSAQKPCYFMMFNILGFSEINTRFGNDAGDRLLVRTVDTLTEVFPGRSVYRTGSDEFVVMIPSEGGQPAPDQVMNDVNTAFRQLMVPEKIENQGAIYPKYKIAVIRRSGPADTSVVSALKEMTNVRGEATYGMIDYREM